In one window of Terriglobia bacterium DNA:
- the mscL gene encoding large conductance mechanosensitive channel protein MscL: MFKGFKEFIMRGNVIDLAVAVVVGAAFGTVITSFVSNVINKLIAAVVSRPDFSAFKLHLGGTDVTYGVFLNDLVGFLLVACAVYFFMVAPMNAWKARAARAVVPADPTHKKCSECLSEIPVAAKRCAFCTSVLTAS; the protein is encoded by the coding sequence ATGTTCAAAGGCTTCAAAGAATTCATCATGCGGGGCAACGTGATTGACCTGGCCGTCGCCGTGGTAGTGGGCGCGGCGTTTGGCACGGTGATCACGTCGTTCGTCAGTAACGTCATCAACAAGCTGATCGCGGCCGTGGTGTCCAGGCCGGATTTTTCCGCCTTCAAGCTGCACCTGGGCGGGACCGACGTCACCTACGGCGTATTCCTCAATGATTTGGTCGGCTTCCTGCTGGTGGCGTGCGCCGTGTACTTCTTTATGGTGGCGCCCATGAACGCCTGGAAGGCCCGCGCGGCCCGCGCTGTCGTTCCGGCTGATCCAACCCACAAGAAGTGTTCGGAATGCCTGAGTGAAATTCCGGTCGCCGCCAAACGCTGCGCATTCTGCACCTCCGTGCTGACGGCGAGCTGA
- a CDS encoding TonB family protein: MSSPLVVIEKDEAAKSKAPLQEVGRTAGLAVVPAAVPQRPLFSQSFVELSGADAKRRRWSTGTTFLIQTIVLAIAVLVPFMVIDVLPAAQLANFLVAPPPPPPPPPPPPPATKVARVVTEVVNGQLLTPSRIPQSVKMIKEEEAPVQTGGVIGGVEGGVPGGQSNGVLGSLLTVANKSTAPVVAVPKRLRVSTGISTGLLVQRVEPVYPGVALRARIQGTVTLAAIISREGNIENLKLISGHPLLVPAAIDAVKQWRYKPYMLSGEPLEVETTIIVNFHLDR, translated from the coding sequence ATGAGCAGTCCGTTGGTGGTGATCGAAAAAGATGAGGCAGCCAAGTCAAAGGCGCCTCTTCAAGAAGTGGGAAGAACAGCCGGTCTCGCCGTAGTCCCGGCTGCTGTGCCGCAGCGGCCGTTGTTTTCGCAGAGTTTTGTGGAACTGAGCGGCGCCGATGCGAAACGCCGTCGCTGGAGCACAGGGACCACGTTCCTGATTCAGACCATCGTTCTGGCGATTGCGGTGCTTGTGCCCTTCATGGTGATTGACGTGCTGCCGGCGGCCCAACTGGCTAATTTCCTGGTGGCTCCGCCGCCACCGCCTCCGCCGCCACCTCCACCACCGCCGGCCACGAAAGTGGCGCGAGTGGTGACGGAGGTCGTGAACGGACAGTTGCTCACCCCCAGCAGGATTCCCCAGAGCGTAAAGATGATCAAGGAAGAAGAAGCGCCGGTGCAGACCGGCGGCGTGATTGGAGGCGTGGAAGGCGGCGTCCCCGGCGGACAATCGAACGGAGTGCTGGGATCATTGCTGACCGTCGCAAACAAGAGCACGGCGCCGGTGGTGGCGGTCCCCAAGCGGCTGAGAGTTTCCACGGGAATTTCCACCGGCTTGCTCGTTCAGCGGGTAGAGCCGGTGTATCCCGGCGTCGCGTTGCGGGCGCGCATTCAAGGCACCGTGACCCTGGCAGCCATTATTTCCAGAGAAGGGAACATTGAAAACCTGAAGCTGATCAGCGGCCACCCGCTGCTGGTCCCCGCGGCGATTGACGCGGTGAAACAGTGGCGTTACAAGCCGTACATGCTCAGCGGAGAACCGCTGGAAGTGGAAACCACGATCATCGTGAACTTCCACCTGGACCGGTGA
- a CDS encoding energy transducer TonB yields MRACFLAVCLTFALLASFSVQTVAGQTASPTPAASPSPSPSPSPSPTPAGGQTNGQTPQQFVAKVVGKTKDGEPIYSAGPGIKPPTITSQPEPDYSRQAAKKNIRGVVGIEGYVGKDGKYHDAKIVRALDPIVDPVALAGVSHWRFKPATKDGEPVNCQVYIEMRINLGSQ; encoded by the coding sequence ATGCGTGCATGTTTTCTAGCTGTTTGCCTGACTTTCGCGCTGCTGGCATCTTTTTCCGTACAAACCGTGGCCGGCCAAACCGCATCGCCGACTCCGGCAGCCTCGCCGAGCCCATCGCCGTCTCCTTCACCATCACCCACACCGGCGGGCGGACAAACTAACGGGCAAACTCCCCAGCAGTTTGTCGCAAAGGTAGTCGGCAAAACCAAGGACGGCGAACCAATCTACTCGGCTGGCCCAGGCATCAAACCTCCAACAATTACTTCTCAGCCGGAGCCGGACTACTCCCGGCAAGCGGCCAAGAAGAACATTCGAGGAGTTGTCGGAATTGAAGGCTACGTCGGAAAAGATGGCAAGTATCATGACGCCAAGATTGTGCGCGCACTCGACCCGATTGTTGATCCAGTGGCTCTCGCCGGCGTCTCTCATTGGAGGTTCAAGCCGGCTACCAAGGACGGCGAACCGGTCAATTGCCAGGTCTACATCGAAATGCGCATCAATCTGGGGAGTCAATAA
- a CDS encoding N-acetylmuramoyl-L-alanine amidase encodes MGPETDNFPFIQARFFRPFNAGQRPVRLIVIHTMEVPERDGIAKDIANDFANRPETNQASAHLCIDNKAIFQSVKDNDIAFAAPGANQDGIHLELAGRAAQTAENWQDAYSTAVLENAANAAAQYCLKYEIPVKHLTNAELADLKSQGFVGHVQVTDVFKKSTHRDPGEAFPWDRFLQRVEFFRTQRMNELNPAGDGA; translated from the coding sequence ATGGGACCGGAAACTGATAACTTTCCCTTCATCCAGGCCCGTTTCTTTCGGCCGTTTAACGCCGGCCAGCGGCCCGTCAGGCTGATCGTCATTCACACCATGGAGGTCCCGGAAAGAGACGGGATCGCCAAAGACATTGCGAATGACTTTGCCAATCGCCCCGAAACCAATCAAGCTTCTGCGCATCTGTGTATTGACAACAAAGCGATCTTTCAGAGCGTGAAGGACAACGATATAGCGTTCGCCGCGCCCGGCGCCAATCAGGACGGCATTCACCTCGAACTGGCCGGAAGGGCCGCCCAGACGGCGGAGAACTGGCAAGATGCCTACAGCACGGCGGTGCTGGAGAACGCAGCCAACGCGGCGGCGCAGTATTGCTTGAAGTACGAAATCCCGGTCAAGCACTTGACCAACGCGGAGTTGGCTGACCTGAAGTCTCAAGGCTTTGTGGGGCACGTTCAGGTCACCGACGTTTTCAAAAAAAGCACCCACAGGGATCCGGGCGAGGCATTTCCATGGGACCGCTTTCTCCAGCGCGTCGAGTTCTTCCGCACCCAGCGGATGAACGAGTTGAATCCGGCCGGAGACGGCGCGTAG
- a CDS encoding vitamin B12-dependent ribonucleotide reductase, which translates to MTRAGQTQAETKAAPGLKFPRYFTRVGVSPYDEVEWELRTASITDAKGNTLFEQRNVESPKDWSMTAVNIVASKYLHGSQNHDANGATQRESGVRALIQRVAETIRDWGWQQGYFSTAEDRDVFHDELVHILLQQKASFNSPVWFNVGCDRLEPQAEGQNWHWLADKGTVEFSGSGYKNPQCSACFINSIKDSLDSILTLAKTEGMLFKWGSGTGTNLSPLRGSSEELSGGGTASGPLSFMRGFDAFAGVIKSGGKTRRAAKMVILNVDHPDIVDFIECKAKEEAKAWALVEMGYDGSGPDSEAYSSIFFQNANNSVRVTDEFMNAVERDGEFSTRSVRDAHPMKTYKARDLLRKISEATWQCGDPGMQYDTTVNRWHTSKNTDRINASNPCSEYMFLDDSACNLASLNLMKFLKSNGEFDVPAYRHAVDVMITAQEILVDNAGYPTEMIARNSHDYRPLGLGYANLGALLMASGLPYDSDAGRDYAACVTAIMCGEAYLQSARIADQCPALLPATKGPEAAYSAAIAEKVTSISGEPTATWGAACPGWYINREPFLDVIRMHRASVNKISKENVPATLLDGSKQCWDEALALGERVGYRNSQVTVLAPTGTIGFMMDCDTTGVEPDLALIKYKKLVGGGMIKIVNQTVPSALWKLGYLPEQVNSIVSYIDSTGTIEGAPGVRDEHLPVFDCSFKPQKGTRSIQYMGHVKMMAATQPFISGAISKTVNLPEAATVEDIMDAYVQSWKMGLKAVAIYRDGSKKAQPLMAATKRDEAARRGTKNEKTAAGAGERTAAVPVAAPMSKEESTFAKLSPEQQAFAMEVLRLAGTDKDVQASALDAIRRTVGPIGDERHSAPPKALRHRLPGERESITHKFNIGGHEGYITVGKYRDGSPGELFIRMAKEGSTVSGLMDSFATAVSLALQHGVPLRLLCDKFQHTRFEPSGFTGNQEIPIAKSVMDYIFRWLEIRFVSGQQFPLFPALAPASPGAAGSTQQSALTGAVSSGAQAPSPALNQAALETRVAQPASAVTEIQGVQPIQPMPISETTPPRGGLASSQEPASSSSGFADRGIIHPSDAMRDLVDMGDAPSCHVCGAIMTRNGSCYRCMSCGSTSGCS; encoded by the coding sequence ATGACGCGCGCGGGGCAAACCCAGGCGGAAACCAAAGCTGCACCGGGACTGAAATTCCCGCGGTACTTCACCCGCGTGGGCGTTTCGCCCTACGACGAAGTGGAGTGGGAGCTGCGCACGGCGAGCATCACGGACGCCAAGGGCAACACGCTGTTTGAGCAGCGCAACGTGGAATCGCCCAAGGACTGGTCCATGACGGCCGTCAACATCGTCGCCAGCAAGTATCTGCACGGTTCGCAAAACCATGACGCCAACGGCGCCACGCAGCGGGAAAGCGGCGTGCGCGCGCTGATCCAGCGCGTGGCGGAAACCATCCGCGACTGGGGATGGCAGCAGGGGTACTTCTCCACCGCCGAAGACCGCGACGTGTTTCACGATGAACTGGTGCACATTCTTCTGCAGCAGAAGGCCAGCTTCAATTCGCCGGTGTGGTTCAACGTGGGCTGCGACCGGCTGGAGCCGCAAGCCGAAGGACAAAACTGGCACTGGCTGGCCGACAAAGGCACGGTGGAATTTTCCGGGTCAGGATACAAGAACCCGCAGTGCTCGGCGTGCTTCATCAATTCCATCAAAGATTCGCTGGACTCCATTCTTACGCTGGCCAAGACCGAAGGCATGCTGTTCAAGTGGGGCAGCGGCACGGGCACCAATCTTTCTCCGCTGCGCGGGTCGAGCGAAGAGCTGAGCGGCGGCGGCACGGCCAGCGGCCCGCTGAGCTTTATGCGCGGCTTTGACGCATTCGCCGGCGTGATCAAGTCCGGCGGCAAGACGCGCCGCGCGGCCAAGATGGTGATCTTGAACGTGGACCATCCGGACATCGTGGACTTCATCGAGTGCAAAGCCAAGGAAGAAGCCAAGGCCTGGGCGCTGGTGGAGATGGGCTATGACGGTTCGGGGCCCGACTCGGAAGCCTACAGCTCCATCTTTTTCCAGAACGCCAACAACTCCGTCCGCGTGACCGACGAGTTCATGAACGCGGTGGAGCGCGACGGCGAATTTTCCACCCGCTCCGTGCGCGACGCCCATCCGATGAAGACCTACAAGGCGCGCGACCTGCTGCGCAAAATCTCTGAAGCCACGTGGCAGTGTGGCGACCCCGGCATGCAATATGACACCACCGTGAACCGCTGGCATACGTCCAAGAACACGGACCGCATCAACGCCAGCAATCCGTGCAGCGAGTACATGTTTCTGGACGATTCGGCGTGCAACCTGGCGTCGCTCAACTTGATGAAGTTCTTGAAGTCGAACGGCGAATTTGACGTCCCCGCCTATCGCCACGCCGTGGACGTGATGATTACCGCGCAGGAAATCCTGGTGGACAACGCCGGCTACCCGACGGAGATGATCGCGCGCAACTCGCATGATTACCGTCCGCTGGGGCTCGGCTACGCCAACCTGGGCGCGCTGCTCATGGCCAGCGGCCTGCCGTACGACTCCGATGCCGGCCGCGACTACGCAGCTTGCGTTACCGCCATCATGTGCGGCGAAGCGTACCTGCAATCGGCGCGCATCGCCGACCAATGCCCCGCGCTGCTGCCGGCGACGAAAGGCCCGGAGGCTGCGTACTCGGCGGCCATCGCGGAGAAAGTCACCAGCATCAGCGGCGAGCCCACGGCCACGTGGGGCGCGGCGTGTCCGGGCTGGTACATCAACCGCGAGCCGTTCCTGGACGTGATCCGCATGCACCGGGCGTCGGTGAACAAGATCAGCAAAGAAAACGTTCCCGCGACGCTGCTGGACGGCAGCAAGCAGTGCTGGGACGAAGCGCTGGCCCTGGGCGAACGGGTTGGCTATCGCAACTCGCAAGTGACGGTGCTGGCGCCCACCGGGACCATCGGCTTCATGATGGATTGCGACACCACCGGCGTGGAACCCGACCTGGCGCTGATCAAATACAAAAAGCTGGTCGGCGGAGGCATGATCAAAATCGTCAACCAGACCGTGCCGTCCGCGCTGTGGAAGCTGGGCTATCTGCCGGAGCAGGTGAATTCCATCGTCAGCTACATTGATTCCACCGGAACGATTGAAGGCGCGCCGGGCGTCCGCGACGAGCACCTGCCGGTGTTTGATTGCAGCTTCAAGCCGCAGAAAGGCACGCGCAGCATTCAATACATGGGCCACGTAAAGATGATGGCGGCCACGCAACCGTTCATCTCCGGCGCCATTTCCAAGACGGTGAACCTGCCGGAAGCGGCCACGGTGGAAGACATCATGGACGCCTACGTGCAGTCCTGGAAGATGGGACTCAAAGCCGTGGCCATCTATCGCGACGGGTCAAAGAAAGCGCAGCCGCTCATGGCGGCCACCAAGCGCGATGAAGCGGCGCGTCGCGGGACGAAAAATGAGAAAACCGCCGCGGGCGCTGGCGAGAGAACCGCCGCAGTGCCGGTGGCGGCGCCGATGTCCAAAGAAGAATCCACGTTTGCCAAACTCTCGCCCGAGCAGCAGGCGTTTGCCATGGAAGTGCTGCGGCTGGCCGGGACGGACAAAGACGTGCAGGCTTCCGCGCTGGACGCTATCCGCCGGACGGTTGGCCCCATCGGCGACGAGCGGCATTCGGCGCCGCCCAAGGCCTTGCGCCATCGCCTGCCGGGCGAGCGCGAGTCCATCACGCACAAGTTCAACATCGGCGGACATGAAGGCTACATCACGGTGGGCAAGTATCGTGACGGCTCGCCGGGAGAGCTGTTCATCCGCATGGCCAAGGAAGGGTCCACGGTATCGGGTTTGATGGACTCGTTCGCCACGGCGGTGTCTCTGGCGCTGCAGCATGGAGTTCCGCTGCGCCTGCTTTGCGACAAGTTCCAGCACACGCGCTTTGAACCTTCAGGCTTTACCGGCAACCAGGAGATCCCCATCGCCAAGTCCGTGATGGATTACATCTTCCGCTGGCTGGAGATCAGATTTGTGTCCGGACAGCAGTTTCCGCTGTTTCCGGCGTTGGCGCCTGCTTCGCCGGGCGCAGCCGGCAGCACTCAGCAGTCAGCACTGACCGGAGCAGTCAGCAGTGGAGCGCAGGCGCCCTCGCCTGCGTTGAACCAGGCTGCGTTGGAGACTCGTGTGGCACAGCCGGCGTCGGCTGTGACTGAGATTCAAGGTGTGCAGCCGATCCAGCCCATGCCGATTTCGGAGACCACGCCGCCGCGCGGCGGTTTGGCTAGCAGCCAGGAGCCAGCATCTAGCAGCTCGGGTTTCGCCGACCGTGGCATCATCCATCCCTCTGACGCCATGCGCGACCTGGTGGACATGGGCGACGCACCCAGTTGCCACGTCTGCGGCGCGATTATGACCAGGAATGGCTCGTGTTACCGATGCATGTCCTGCGGTTCGACGAGTGGTTGTTCGTAG
- a CDS encoding DUF4440 domain-containing protein produces MIVLLVAALPLTSSTQAAPPRPGVSEHQLLAADAEFCKQTAARRLDGWMDAFALDAAVLHDGTTVNGTQALRQYYEPVFANQDFTLTWTPTKDESSKDGTLGYTYGTYEAKRGDHVSHGMYLTIWRKINGKWKVVMDTGSAAAK; encoded by the coding sequence ATGATCGTGCTGTTGGTCGCCGCGTTGCCCTTGACTTCATCAACCCAGGCCGCGCCGCCGCGCCCCGGCGTCTCTGAACACCAGCTCCTCGCCGCCGACGCTGAATTCTGCAAGCAGACCGCCGCCCGACGTCTTGACGGTTGGATGGACGCCTTTGCCCTCGATGCCGCCGTCTTGCATGACGGCACGACCGTGAATGGCACGCAGGCTTTGCGCCAATACTATGAACCGGTCTTCGCCAACCAGGATTTCACCCTTACCTGGACGCCCACTAAAGATGAGTCCTCCAAAGACGGCACTCTTGGCTACACTTACGGCACTTACGAAGCCAAGCGCGGCGACCATGTGTCGCACGGCATGTATCTCACCATCTGGCGCAAGATCAACGGCAAATGGAAAGTCGTTATGGATACCGGCAGTGCGGCGGCGAAGTAA
- a CDS encoding DUF4910 domain-containing protein gives MKLSLRLFCLLMTTTASAQHLVDQKTFDAIATEYSGEAAQENTRRIVEYHRIQGSPMMAAVAEQVVLPRLKAMGLEASIEQFPSDGKTRYGTYTSPMGWDMRSGELWVEGVSGTKDFKPIMLCRYVDVPMCVSTYSKGGEWSGELVDVGSGTSDANYKDNDVRGKVALASGYAANVVRQAVLKHGALGVVIYPSALDRPDHPDMIRYNGIWPRAEELDKTSGGFQISRNQYDMLKALMRQGPVRVHGKIDATLGPGKLTLVHAYIRGTENPEREVLISGHLDHPKWSANDNASGSGAMMETARTLQSLIAAKKIAAPKLTIHFMWVPEYFGTLAYVSNHKDLKFCGNFYEPMPNGPPCVLANINMDMVGEDTVKTNSRFYFTRTPDSVPFFINAVMSDVLQQTREADLYAQTGTRNYWQPEAIPYAQGSDHDVFLGLGIPATMLGHDPDWTHHTSEDKIDKTDASEFRRVGAFASAASWFMATADSQSWKRVRAGAYADRVAELARRLARDSTSEAAFKRVLKNREEFDAQADRLDSLTPQAGAVRIRSTSPSGATNGPRRLTLLPLDASAFENVSPEDGKWLGEQVARFASDSEGLATKPDFGLISFEAVNFMDGHRSTAEIADLLAAEYLLDIDQAWVDRLVSILEKQKLVSSK, from the coding sequence ATGAAACTTTCTCTCCGCCTGTTCTGCTTGCTCATGACAACTACTGCTTCCGCTCAACACCTTGTCGACCAGAAAACGTTTGACGCCATCGCCACCGAATATTCCGGCGAAGCCGCGCAGGAAAACACACGCCGCATCGTTGAATACCATCGCATCCAGGGCAGCCCCATGATGGCCGCAGTCGCCGAACAAGTTGTCCTGCCGCGCCTGAAGGCCATGGGACTTGAAGCATCCATCGAGCAGTTTCCTTCCGACGGCAAGACGCGCTACGGCACCTACACCTCTCCCATGGGCTGGGACATGCGCTCCGGCGAGCTGTGGGTAGAAGGTGTCAGCGGTACGAAAGACTTCAAGCCCATCATGCTCTGCCGCTATGTGGACGTGCCCATGTGCGTTTCAACGTATTCGAAAGGCGGCGAGTGGTCGGGCGAACTGGTGGACGTGGGCAGCGGCACAAGTGATGCGAATTACAAAGATAATGACGTACGTGGCAAAGTTGCTTTGGCTTCCGGCTACGCTGCCAACGTCGTGCGCCAGGCCGTTCTCAAGCACGGCGCTCTGGGCGTGGTGATTTATCCTTCCGCCTTGGACCGGCCTGATCATCCGGACATGATTCGCTACAACGGTATCTGGCCCCGCGCGGAGGAACTCGACAAGACCAGCGGCGGCTTCCAGATTTCGCGCAATCAATATGACATGCTGAAAGCCCTCATGCGCCAGGGCCCGGTGCGCGTCCATGGCAAGATTGACGCCACGCTCGGCCCCGGCAAACTCACTTTGGTCCATGCCTACATTCGCGGGACGGAAAACCCTGAGCGCGAAGTCCTGATCTCCGGCCACCTCGACCACCCCAAGTGGAGCGCCAATGACAACGCGTCCGGCTCCGGCGCCATGATGGAAACCGCGCGCACCCTGCAAAGTCTGATTGCGGCAAAAAAGATTGCGGCGCCCAAGCTGACCATCCACTTCATGTGGGTGCCCGAGTACTTCGGCACGCTGGCTTATGTGAGCAACCACAAAGATCTGAAATTCTGCGGAAACTTTTACGAACCCATGCCCAACGGCCCGCCGTGCGTCCTGGCCAACATCAACATGGACATGGTGGGTGAAGACACGGTCAAGACCAATTCGCGTTTCTATTTCACGCGTACGCCGGACTCGGTGCCGTTCTTTATCAACGCCGTGATGAGTGACGTCCTGCAGCAGACCCGCGAAGCTGATCTCTACGCGCAAACCGGCACCCGCAACTACTGGCAGCCGGAAGCCATTCCCTATGCGCAAGGCAGTGATCACGACGTTTTCCTCGGCCTGGGGATTCCTGCCACCATGCTCGGTCACGATCCTGACTGGACTCATCACACCAGCGAAGACAAGATTGACAAGACTGATGCCAGTGAATTTCGCCGCGTTGGCGCATTCGCCTCAGCAGCGTCATGGTTCATGGCCACTGCGGACTCCCAGTCCTGGAAGCGGGTCCGGGCAGGCGCCTACGCTGACCGGGTCGCCGAACTGGCGCGCCGGCTCGCCCGCGACTCCACCTCTGAGGCTGCCTTCAAGCGTGTCCTGAAGAACCGCGAGGAGTTTGACGCTCAGGCCGATCGCCTGGATTCGCTCACGCCACAGGCCGGTGCCGTTCGCATCCGCAGCACCAGCCCTTCCGGCGCCACCAACGGCCCGCGCCGCCTCACTCTCCTCCCTCTCGACGCCTCCGCCTTCGAAAACGTCAGCCCTGAAGACGGCAAATGGCTCGGAGAACAAGTCGCCCGTTTCGCCAGCGACTCCGAAGGCCTGGCCACCAAGCCTGATTTCGGCTTGATCAGTTTTGAAGCCGTCAACTTCATGGACGGCCATCGCAGCACAGCCGAGATCGCTGACCTGCTCGCCGCCGAATATTTACTCGATATTGACCAGGCCTGGGTGGACCGGCTGGTCAGCATCCTGGAGAAACAAAAGCTGGTCAGCTCAAAATGA